The genomic interval GAACCCGGCCATGTGCGCATGTACGTGTGCGGCATGACCATCTATGACCTGTGCCACATCGGCCACGCCCGGATGATGATGGCGTTCGACGTGGTGCAGCGCTGGCTCAAAAGCAGCGGCTACCGCGTCACCTACGTGCGCAACATCACCGACATCGACGACAAGATCATCAAGCGCGCGCTGGAGCGCGGCATCACCATCCGCCAGCTCACCGACGAGATGATTGCCGCCATGCACCAGGACATCGGCCTGCTGGGCATCGAGCCGCCTTCGGCCGAGCCCCGCGCCACCGAATATGTGCCCCAGATGCTGTCGCTGATCGGCCAGCTGGAAGGCAAAGGCCTGGCCTACCGTGCCAGCAACGGCGACGTGAACTATTCCGTGCGCAAATTCGACGGCTACGGCAAGCTCTCTGGCAAGTCGCTCGACGAGCTGCGCGCTGGCGAGCGCGTGGCCGTGCTGGACGGCAAGGAAGACCCGCTCGACTTCGTGCTGTGGAAATCCGCCAAGGCCGACGAGCCGCCCGAGGCCAAGTGGGACAGCACCTTTGGCGCGGGCCGCCCCGGCTGGCACATCGAGTGCTCGGCCATGAGCTGCGCCACGCTGGGTGAAACCTTTGACATCCACGGCGGCGGGGCAGACCTGCAGTTCCCCCACCACGAGAACGAGATCGCCCAGAGCGAAGGCGCCACCGGCAAGCCGCTGGCCAGGTTCTGGGTGCACAACGGATTTGTGCGTGTAGACAACGAGAAGATGTCCAAGAGCTTGGGCAACTTCTTCACCATCCGTGACGTGCTCCGGCAGTACGACGCGGAGACCGTGCGTTTCTTCATCGTGCGCGCCCACTACCGCAGCGCGCTGAACTACAGCGATGCCCATCTGGACGACGCGCGCCAGGCCTTGAAGCGCCTGTACACAGCCCTGAGCCTGGTGGCGCCCGCCGATCGGGCAGGCATTGACTGGGCC from Acidovorax sp. FHTAMBA carries:
- the cysS gene encoding cysteine--tRNA ligase, which translates into the protein MSLRIYNTLSRALEDFSPLEPGHVRMYVCGMTIYDLCHIGHARMMMAFDVVQRWLKSSGYRVTYVRNITDIDDKIIKRALERGITIRQLTDEMIAAMHQDIGLLGIEPPSAEPRATEYVPQMLSLIGQLEGKGLAYRASNGDVNYSVRKFDGYGKLSGKSLDELRAGERVAVLDGKEDPLDFVLWKSAKADEPPEAKWDSTFGAGRPGWHIECSAMSCATLGETFDIHGGGADLQFPHHENEIAQSEGATGKPLARFWVHNGFVRVDNEKMSKSLGNFFTIRDVLRQYDAETVRFFIVRAHYRSALNYSDAHLDDARQALKRLYTALSLVAPADRAGIDWADPYAARFKAAMDEDFGTPEAVAVLFDLAGEVNKTRSAALAGLLKALGGCLGILQGDPKAFLQAGAEVSGADIEAQIAARAAAKAARNFAEADRIRQALLDQGIVLKDSPTGTTWEAAQ